A single Calidifontibacter indicus DNA region contains:
- a CDS encoding alpha/beta hydrolase produces MRTDSFRLATSDDTSIFVNHWSPDDSPRAIVLVAHGMAEHSDRYERFAQALTASGYEVYAPDHRGHGRTSAETGVGYFADEAGFDRVVDDLHEVFVRATTDHPDLPVFLFGHSMGSFLSRAYAAKYGAGLTGLVLSGTAGSPGALGKVGRALALAQGRVRGRRHRSGLMDKLTFGQYNAAFKPNRTDFDWLSRDPEEVDKYVADPKCGELFTAGFFADLLDGLERVNDDAEVSGTPSELPVLFVSGSADPVGGKDAKGVQAAAAQLRKVGVRDVTTTIYPEARHELLNETNRDEVTADVIAWLDAHLTDSTKGVA; encoded by the coding sequence GTGCGCACCGACTCCTTCCGGCTCGCGACCAGCGACGACACATCGATCTTCGTCAATCACTGGTCACCCGACGATTCCCCGCGCGCGATCGTGCTCGTCGCGCACGGGATGGCCGAACACTCCGACCGGTACGAACGGTTCGCGCAGGCGCTGACGGCGTCCGGTTACGAGGTCTACGCCCCCGACCACCGCGGCCACGGCCGCACCTCGGCCGAGACCGGGGTCGGTTACTTCGCCGACGAGGCCGGGTTCGACCGCGTCGTCGACGACCTGCACGAAGTCTTCGTCCGGGCAACCACCGACCACCCCGACCTGCCGGTCTTCCTGTTCGGCCACTCGATGGGTTCGTTCCTGTCACGGGCCTATGCCGCGAAGTACGGCGCCGGGCTCACCGGGCTGGTGCTGTCCGGCACCGCCGGCTCGCCCGGCGCGCTCGGCAAGGTCGGCCGCGCGCTCGCCCTCGCGCAGGGACGCGTCCGCGGACGCAGGCACCGCTCGGGCCTGATGGACAAGCTCACGTTCGGGCAGTACAACGCCGCGTTCAAACCTAACCGCACCGACTTCGACTGGCTCTCGCGCGACCCCGAGGAGGTCGACAAGTACGTCGCCGACCCCAAGTGCGGGGAACTGTTCACCGCCGGCTTCTTCGCCGACCTGCTCGACGGCCTCGAGCGGGTGAACGACGACGCGGAGGTGTCAGGCACACCGTCCGAGCTGCCGGTGCTGTTCGTCTCCGGCAGCGCAGACCCGGTTGGCGGCAAGGACGCCAAGGGCGTTCAGGCGGCCGCCGCCCAGTTGCGCAAGGTCGGCGTCCGCGACGTGACCACGACGATCTACCCCGAAGCGCGCCACGAACTGCTCAACGAAACCAACCGCGACGAGGTGACGGCCGACGTGATCGCCTGGCTCGACGCACACCTGACCGACTCGACGAAGGGTGTCGCCTGA
- a CDS encoding YceI family protein, which yields MSDLNALNGTYVIDPAHSEIGFVARHAMVTKVRGSFKEFEGTATTGENLAGATIDLTINVASVDTRSADRDGHLKSADFFDVEKYPSITFKSTDIKADGSDLVVTGDLTIMETTKPVTVEFEYNGAAVDPFGNERIGFEGKTVVNRKDFGLTWNAALEAGGVLVSDKVTLTFDISAIKQN from the coding sequence ATGTCCGACCTGAACGCTCTCAACGGTACCTACGTCATCGACCCGGCCCACTCGGAGATCGGCTTCGTGGCCCGCCACGCGATGGTGACCAAGGTCCGCGGCTCGTTCAAGGAGTTCGAGGGCACCGCCACCACGGGTGAGAACCTCGCCGGCGCCACCATCGACCTGACCATCAACGTCGCCTCGGTCGACACCCGCAGCGCCGACCGCGACGGTCACCTCAAGAGCGCCGACTTCTTCGACGTGGAGAAGTACCCGAGCATCACCTTCAAGTCGACCGACATCAAGGCCGACGGCAGCGACCTCGTCGTCACCGGTGACCTCACCATCATGGAGACCACCAAGCCCGTCACCGTCGAGTTCGAGTACAACGGCGCCGCCGTCGACCCGTTCGGCAACGAGCGCATCGGTTTCGAGGGCAAGACCGTCGTCAACCGCAAGGACTTCGGCCTCACCTGGAACGCCGCCCTCGAGGCCGGCGGCGTGCTCGTCTCCGACAAGGTCACCCTGACCTTCGACATCTCTGCGATCAAGCAGAACTGA
- a CDS encoding biotin-dependent carboxyltransferase family protein has product MTLTVLAVGAQATVQDLGRPGHAGLGVPVGGAADREALRSANRAVGNPVDAAALELLLGGLEVQTDSAAILAVTGAPSSVWRNAVPVPFGESFAVRPGDRVRIGTPVIGLRSYLAVRGGLRAAQLYGSASTNPTADLGPAPLAPGDRWELADSADDEPTLGFSPTSTVHPPQQELTVRVVLGPRDDWFTGPALQQLTWASWEVSAEADRVGVRLTGPTIERARTGELASEGMVRGAIQVPASGQPIVFGPDHPTTGGYPVIGVVVDADLDQLWQARPGTGVRFRTVPPPW; this is encoded by the coding sequence GTGACGCTCACCGTGCTGGCCGTCGGGGCGCAGGCCACCGTGCAGGATCTCGGCCGACCGGGGCACGCCGGCCTTGGGGTTCCGGTCGGCGGCGCGGCCGATCGCGAGGCGCTGCGCAGCGCGAACCGCGCGGTGGGCAACCCGGTCGACGCCGCCGCGCTCGAACTGCTCCTCGGCGGCCTGGAGGTGCAGACCGACAGCGCCGCGATCCTGGCGGTGACCGGCGCCCCGTCGTCCGTCTGGCGGAACGCCGTGCCGGTGCCCTTCGGTGAGTCGTTCGCCGTCCGCCCCGGCGACCGGGTGCGCATCGGCACCCCGGTGATCGGCCTGCGCAGCTACCTCGCCGTGCGCGGCGGGTTGCGTGCCGCGCAGCTCTACGGCAGCGCGAGCACGAACCCGACGGCCGATCTCGGCCCGGCGCCGCTGGCTCCCGGCGATCGGTGGGAGCTCGCCGACAGCGCGGACGACGAACCGACCCTCGGCTTCAGCCCGACGTCGACGGTGCACCCGCCCCAGCAGGAGTTGACCGTGCGCGTGGTGCTCGGGCCGCGCGACGACTGGTTCACCGGCCCGGCCCTGCAGCAGCTCACCTGGGCGTCGTGGGAGGTGAGCGCCGAGGCCGACCGGGTCGGCGTGCGGCTCACCGGCCCCACCATCGAGCGGGCCCGCACCGGCGAACTCGCCAGCGAAGGCATGGTGCGCGGCGCGATCCAGGTGCCCGCTTCAGGTCAGCCCATCGTCTTCGGACCCGACCACCCCACGACCGGTGGCTACCCGGTGATCGGCGTCGTGGTCGATGCCGATCTCGACCAGCTGTGGCAGGCGCGGCCGGGCACCGGCGTACGATTCCGGACGGTGCCGCCGCCCTGGTGA
- a CDS encoding MarR family winged helix-turn-helix transcriptional regulator has product MADTPRWLDDRQQQVWRQWLRAQTEMNAAITRQLQADGGLSLPDFEVLVSLEESPDGRQRATVLADTMLWERSRLSHQVRRMEARGLVDRVGCKDDRRGAWVGITDAGRAALAQVAPGHVETVRECMFDRIDDADLEALGRVTGTILAATDCASQRPATA; this is encoded by the coding sequence ATGGCCGACACACCGCGCTGGCTGGACGATCGCCAGCAGCAGGTCTGGCGCCAATGGCTACGTGCACAGACAGAGATGAACGCGGCGATCACCCGCCAACTGCAGGCCGACGGCGGCCTGTCACTGCCCGACTTCGAGGTGCTGGTTTCGCTCGAGGAATCCCCCGACGGACGCCAGCGCGCGACCGTTCTCGCCGACACCATGTTGTGGGAGCGCAGCCGGCTCTCGCACCAGGTGCGCCGGATGGAAGCCCGCGGTCTGGTCGACCGTGTGGGGTGCAAGGACGACCGGCGTGGTGCCTGGGTGGGCATCACCGACGCCGGCCGCGCGGCCCTGGCGCAGGTCGCGCCGGGTCATGTCGAGACCGTGCGTGAGTGCATGTTCGACCGCATCGACGACGCCGATCTCGAGGCCCTCGGCCGCGTGACCGGCACCATCCTGGCCGCCACCGACTGCGCGAGCCAGCGTCCGGCGACCGCCTGA
- a CDS encoding exonuclease domain-containing protein: MTTSPAPAPLPYAVSRRYPHRYAVLDVETTGLDPRRHRVLQIAITQLDVDGRVERRWSSLVDPGVAEGVDPGPVDVHGLTLEKLAGAPSFGQLAERVAELVAGRVVVAHNAPFDWGFLAAEAKRVGSTLPTRQRLCTLELSRVLQTPSDNFSLAALCSYWGVPQARPHDAEDDVRVLVEVLRHALADAERAGVLLPIRDPYARIPLRKKVRRRWRRLRWKLRKRLNKARRTRHGQRPKSRPVNGQNR; encoded by the coding sequence ATGACCACCTCACCCGCTCCGGCACCCCTGCCGTACGCGGTGAGCCGTCGTTACCCGCACCGTTATGCGGTGCTCGACGTCGAGACCACCGGCCTCGATCCGCGCCGCCATCGGGTGCTGCAGATCGCGATCACCCAACTCGACGTCGACGGACGCGTGGAGCGGCGGTGGTCGAGCCTGGTCGACCCGGGCGTCGCGGAGGGTGTCGACCCGGGCCCGGTCGACGTCCACGGTCTGACCCTGGAGAAGCTGGCGGGTGCGCCGAGCTTCGGGCAGTTGGCCGAGCGGGTGGCCGAGTTGGTCGCCGGACGCGTCGTGGTGGCCCACAACGCGCCGTTCGACTGGGGGTTCCTCGCCGCCGAGGCGAAGCGGGTGGGCTCGACCCTGCCGACGCGGCAGCGGCTGTGCACGCTGGAGTTGTCGCGGGTGCTGCAGACACCGTCCGACAACTTCTCGCTGGCGGCGCTGTGCAGCTACTGGGGTGTGCCGCAGGCCCGCCCGCACGATGCCGAAGACGACGTGCGGGTGCTGGTCGAGGTGTTGCGGCACGCGCTCGCCGATGCCGAGCGCGCCGGGGTGCTGCTGCCGATCCGTGATCCCTACGCCCGCATCCCGCTGCGCAAGAAGGTGCGGCGCCGGTGGCGGCGGCTGCGGTGGAAGCTGCGTAAGCGGCTGAACAAGGCCCGCCGAACACGACACGGACAGCGCCCGAAATCGCGTCCGGTGAACGGACAAAATCGTTGA
- a CDS encoding LamB/YcsF family protein, translating into MDTTRTIDLNADLGESFGQWRLGDDAGMLALVTSANVACGFHAGDPRTLLDTCEGAVRHGVSIGAQVGYHDLAGFGRRFIDVAPDDLLADVLYQLAALDGLARTCGGRVSYLKPHGALYNTVVHHEEQADAVVQAVVRYSGDTPLPVLGLPGSVFLARAEEAGLPVVREAFADRAYTPTGTLVSRREPDAVLHDPQQIAARVVRLVTTGELVAVDGSTLAVQADSICLHGDTPGAVEMARQVRAALDDAGVAVRAFTP; encoded by the coding sequence ATGGACACCACCCGAACCATCGACCTCAACGCCGACCTCGGGGAGTCGTTCGGCCAGTGGCGCCTCGGCGACGACGCCGGGATGCTCGCGCTGGTGACCTCGGCCAATGTCGCCTGCGGTTTCCACGCCGGTGACCCGCGCACGCTGCTCGACACCTGCGAAGGGGCGGTGCGCCACGGCGTGAGCATCGGGGCGCAGGTGGGCTACCACGACCTGGCCGGGTTCGGACGCCGGTTCATCGACGTCGCGCCCGACGATCTGCTGGCCGACGTGCTCTACCAACTGGCCGCCCTCGACGGTCTGGCCCGCACCTGCGGTGGCCGGGTGTCGTACCTCAAGCCGCACGGCGCGCTCTACAACACGGTGGTGCACCACGAGGAGCAGGCCGACGCCGTGGTGCAGGCGGTCGTCCGCTACAGCGGCGACACCCCGCTACCGGTGCTCGGCCTGCCGGGCTCGGTGTTCCTGGCCCGTGCCGAGGAGGCCGGGCTGCCGGTCGTCCGCGAGGCGTTCGCCGACCGCGCCTACACCCCGACGGGCACGCTGGTCAGTCGGCGGGAGCCGGATGCCGTGTTGCACGACCCGCAGCAGATCGCGGCCCGCGTGGTGCGGCTGGTGACCACCGGCGAGCTGGTCGCGGTCGACGGCAGCACCCTTGCGGTGCAAGCCGATTCGATCTGTCTGCACGGTGACACCCCGGGCGCGGTGGAGATGGCTCGCCAGGTGCGGGCGGCACTGGACGACGCGGGGGTCGCAGTGCGGGCGTTTACGCCGTGA
- a CDS encoding SIR2 family protein, whose translation MLKGHLFLLHADLVDVPYDVLVLPTDHTFTVGEQWKPFSPNPKRPARFDEQHFGRAGDSKLWWVDVTRGGVPDRPALIANATACLADIAETLATPLLRVALPVLGTGEGGQDEESGALQLDLLEALRKAAEHHQLDVLLATKDERRFQALQDARLPDPARWFPGIPDTGRGDEPTLALAQRLGTRARRGELSVFLGAGVSVGAGLPDWAGLVSAIVRASALPDTLTVEQFSRLSLLDQAELLQRRDPKFAQAVVDQVKHAAKPGLAHLLLASLRAQQSATTNYDDLYERAVRSADPARRLAVLPYQRRTDGRPWLLKLHGDIDHPEDIVLSRSQFAAYDARHRPAGALFQAMLLTSHLLVVGASLTDDNVLRLVHEVRDYLVSTAGNDDFGDHFGTVLTLHPEPARCALWSGELDWVSLERPDDESPRVLEILLDAVAMHAYSASTSVLDERFDTQLASDRERDLARRLRSIAGEVEKQTGHAWQGLKTTLGL comes from the coding sequence ATGCTGAAGGGGCACCTCTTCCTCCTCCACGCCGACCTCGTCGACGTGCCGTACGACGTGTTGGTGCTGCCGACAGACCACACGTTCACGGTGGGCGAACAGTGGAAACCGTTCTCCCCCAACCCGAAACGTCCCGCGAGGTTCGACGAGCAGCACTTCGGCCGGGCCGGTGACAGCAAGCTGTGGTGGGTCGACGTCACCCGGGGCGGCGTCCCCGACCGTCCGGCGCTGATCGCCAACGCCACCGCCTGTTTGGCCGATATCGCCGAGACGCTCGCCACCCCGCTGTTGCGCGTGGCACTGCCGGTGCTCGGCACCGGCGAGGGCGGGCAGGACGAGGAGTCGGGAGCACTTCAGCTCGACCTGCTCGAAGCGCTCCGCAAGGCCGCCGAGCACCACCAACTCGACGTGCTGCTGGCCACCAAGGACGAGCGCCGGTTCCAGGCGCTGCAGGACGCCCGGCTGCCCGACCCGGCGCGCTGGTTTCCCGGCATCCCCGACACCGGACGCGGGGACGAACCCACGCTCGCGCTGGCCCAGCGTCTGGGCACCAGAGCCCGTCGGGGCGAGCTGTCGGTCTTCCTCGGCGCCGGCGTGAGTGTCGGTGCGGGACTGCCGGATTGGGCCGGCCTGGTGAGCGCGATCGTGCGCGCCTCTGCCCTGCCCGACACCCTCACGGTCGAGCAGTTCTCCCGGTTGTCACTGCTCGACCAGGCCGAGTTGCTGCAGCGGCGCGACCCGAAATTCGCCCAGGCCGTCGTCGACCAGGTGAAGCACGCCGCCAAGCCCGGGCTCGCCCACCTGTTGCTCGCCTCGCTACGCGCGCAACAGTCGGCCACCACCAACTACGACGATCTCTACGAGCGCGCCGTGCGCTCGGCCGATCCCGCGCGCCGGCTCGCGGTGCTGCCCTACCAGCGGCGCACCGACGGACGCCCGTGGCTGCTGAAGCTGCACGGCGACATCGACCACCCCGAGGACATCGTGCTCAGTCGCTCGCAGTTCGCGGCGTACGACGCACGGCACCGGCCGGCGGGTGCGTTGTTCCAGGCGATGCTGCTCACCTCGCACCTGCTCGTGGTGGGCGCCTCGCTCACCGACGACAATGTGCTGCGGCTGGTGCACGAGGTGCGCGACTACCTCGTATCGACCGCCGGCAATGACGATTTCGGCGACCACTTCGGCACCGTGCTCACGCTGCACCCCGAACCCGCCCGCTGCGCACTGTGGTCGGGCGAACTCGACTGGGTGAGCCTCGAACGCCCCGACGACGAGTCGCCGCGAGTGCTCGAGATTCTGCTCGATGCCGTTGCCATGCACGCGTATTCGGCGTCGACCAGCGTGCTCGACGAGCGCTTCGACACCCAACTCGCCAGCGACCGCGAGCGCGACCTTGCGCGCCGGCTGCGCAGCATCGCCGGCGAGGTCGAGAAGCAGACCGGACACGCCTGGCAGGGGCTCAAGACCACCCTCGGCCTCTGA
- a CDS encoding 5-oxoprolinase subunit B family protein: MRLLPCGDGAILVELPDADTRRRLDATLRRTPIDGVLEHVPAATTVLVRAEPGDLVRVAGELRQLRLLNADSGRSVDDLTIPVIYDGADLAEVAALLDLTVAEVIARHTGQIWTVEFAGFAPGFGYLIGDDDNLTVPRRETPRTRIPAGSVGLADQFSGVYPKASPGGWQLLGHTELAMWDVDRDDPALLIPGRRVRFEAVSA, translated from the coding sequence GTGAGGCTGCTGCCCTGCGGCGACGGCGCGATTCTGGTCGAACTGCCCGATGCCGACACCCGGCGCCGGCTCGACGCGACCCTGCGGCGCACCCCGATCGACGGCGTGTTGGAGCACGTGCCGGCGGCCACCACCGTGCTCGTGCGGGCCGAGCCCGGCGACCTCGTCCGGGTGGCCGGTGAACTGCGGCAGTTGCGGCTGCTCAACGCCGACTCCGGCAGATCGGTCGACGACCTCACCATCCCGGTGATCTACGACGGGGCCGACCTCGCCGAGGTCGCCGCGCTGCTCGACCTCACCGTCGCCGAGGTGATCGCCCGGCACACCGGCCAGATCTGGACGGTCGAATTCGCCGGTTTCGCACCGGGATTCGGCTACCTGATCGGTGACGACGACAACCTGACGGTGCCCCGCCGCGAGACCCCGCGCACGCGCATCCCGGCCGGCTCGGTGGGCCTGGCCGATCAGTTCTCCGGGGTCTACCCGAAGGCCTCACCCGGCGGCTGGCAGTTGCTGGGCCACACCGAGTTGGCCATGTGGGACGTCGACCGCGACGACCCCGCGCTGCTGATCCCGGGCCGCCGCGTCCGCTTCGAGGCGGTGTCGGCGTGA
- a CDS encoding fatty acyl-CoA synthetase, translating to MIDSTVTRSSTVSDIVRRSGARFGDKIAVRFADREWTYRQLDAAVTRVAHHLSETLGIPPRARIATLGKNSDAYLITFLACARAGYIHVPLNYNLLGRELDHLIHNSGSKVVLADPDLAGRLADIEHAPEQVLPLRDADDSILAVAQGDSTPEFEERGRDTDTVQLLYTSGTTSAPKGAIMSHRALVSEYMSCIHALDLGADDNPLHVMPLYHSAQMHVFILPGLMVGQTNTILEVPEPGDVLRRLAADGHKSFFAAPTLWVGMANNPEFDRLSFDGLEKAYYGASIMPVPVLKKWQAKAPNVGFYNCFGQSEIAPLACVLRPEEHEDRPDSAGRPVLFVEARVVDAAGNDVPVGESGEIIYRSPQLCDGYWENFKATEEAFADGWFHSGDLVRQDEEGYMFVVDRIKDVINTGGVLVASREVEDALYTHPGVAEVAVVGVPDEKWVEKIVAFVVRRPEATDLDVETLTAHARTQVAAFKVPKRIEFLDDLPRNASGKILKRELRDA from the coding sequence ATGATCGACTCCACCGTGACCCGCAGCAGCACCGTCTCCGACATCGTCCGTCGCAGCGGCGCCCGGTTCGGCGACAAGATCGCCGTCCGCTTCGCCGACCGCGAGTGGACCTACCGGCAGCTCGACGCCGCGGTCACCCGCGTCGCGCACCATCTGAGCGAGACGCTCGGCATCCCGCCGCGCGCCCGCATCGCCACGCTCGGCAAGAACTCCGACGCCTACCTGATCACGTTCCTCGCGTGCGCCCGGGCCGGTTACATCCACGTGCCGCTCAACTACAACCTGCTCGGCCGCGAGCTCGATCACCTGATCCACAACTCCGGCAGCAAGGTCGTGCTCGCCGACCCCGATCTCGCGGGGCGCCTGGCCGACATCGAGCACGCACCCGAGCAGGTGCTGCCGCTGCGCGACGCCGACGACTCGATTCTCGCTGTCGCCCAAGGCGATTCGACCCCCGAGTTCGAAGAGCGCGGCCGCGACACCGATACCGTCCAGTTGCTCTACACCTCGGGCACGACGTCGGCGCCGAAGGGCGCGATCATGTCGCACCGTGCGTTGGTGTCGGAGTACATGTCGTGCATTCACGCGCTCGACCTCGGCGCCGACGACAACCCGCTGCACGTGATGCCGCTGTACCACTCGGCGCAGATGCACGTGTTCATCCTGCCGGGCCTGATGGTCGGTCAGACCAACACGATCCTGGAGGTGCCGGAGCCGGGCGACGTGCTGCGCCGCCTCGCCGCCGACGGTCACAAGTCGTTCTTCGCCGCGCCGACCCTGTGGGTGGGCATGGCGAACAACCCCGAGTTCGACCGGCTGTCGTTCGACGGCCTGGAGAAGGCGTACTACGGCGCGTCGATCATGCCGGTGCCGGTGCTCAAGAAGTGGCAGGCGAAGGCGCCGAACGTCGGCTTCTACAACTGCTTCGGGCAGAGCGAGATCGCGCCGCTGGCGTGCGTGCTGCGACCGGAGGAGCACGAGGATCGCCCCGACAGCGCCGGTCGGCCGGTGCTGTTCGTCGAGGCGCGGGTCGTCGACGCCGCGGGCAACGATGTGCCGGTCGGTGAATCGGGCGAGATCATCTACCGCTCGCCGCAGCTGTGCGACGGCTACTGGGAGAACTTCAAAGCCACCGAGGAGGCCTTCGCCGACGGCTGGTTCCACTCCGGCGACCTGGTGCGTCAGGACGAGGAGGGCTACATGTTCGTGGTCGACCGGATCAAGGACGTCATCAACACCGGTGGCGTGCTGGTCGCCTCGCGCGAGGTCGAAGACGCGCTCTACACCCACCCGGGCGTCGCCGAGGTCGCCGTCGTCGGGGTGCCCGACGAGAAGTGGGTGGAGAAGATCGTGGCGTTCGTGGTGCGCCGTCCGGAGGCCACCGACCTCGATGTCGAGACGCTGACCGCCCACGCGCGCACCCAGGTCGCGGCCTTCAAGGTGCCCAAGCGGATCGAGTTCCTCGACGACCTGCCACGCAACGCGTCGGGCAAGATCCTCAAGCGCGAGTTGCGCGACGCCTGA
- the gabT gene encoding 4-aminobutyrate--2-oxoglutarate transaminase, whose protein sequence is MSADTATSTGTSTGTSTGTTVRQLKTAIPGPKSRELHAAREKQVSSGFGITSPIFIDHVEGSLLVDVDGNKLIDFASGIAVTSVGAANPTVAEAVAAQAKLATHTCFMVTEYQGFVDVCEKLNQLTPGDFDKRSALFTSGAEAIENAVKIARAYTGRPAIVVLDHAYHGRTHLTMTMTAKNVPYKQSFGPFAGEVYRTPNAYGFRWPSGREHAAAEALAALKEMVLTQIGAGNVACIVAEPIAGEGGFIAPEPGFLKGVQDFAREHGIVFVADEIQTGFARTGTLFASEFEGIEPDLITTAKALGGGMPISAVTGRAEMMNAAPVGGIGGTYAGNPVACAAALATIEVIESEDLVGRTKQIESIALPRLQGLVETSPYVGEARGRGAMLAIEFVTDDGITPNPDAAKKVAAHANSSGVLTLTCGTFGNVIRLLPPLVITDEELNEGLDVITEGVKAL, encoded by the coding sequence ATGTCCGCCGACACCGCCACGAGCACAGGTACGAGCACAGGGACGAGCACAGGTACCACCGTCCGCCAGTTGAAGACCGCGATCCCCGGGCCGAAGTCCCGCGAACTGCACGCCGCGCGCGAGAAGCAGGTCTCCAGCGGGTTCGGCATCACCTCGCCGATCTTCATCGACCACGTCGAGGGCTCCTTGCTGGTCGACGTCGACGGCAACAAGCTCATCGACTTCGCCTCGGGCATCGCGGTCACCAGCGTCGGCGCCGCTAACCCGACGGTCGCCGAAGCCGTTGCGGCACAGGCGAAGCTGGCCACGCACACCTGCTTCATGGTCACCGAGTACCAAGGCTTCGTCGACGTTTGCGAAAAGCTCAACCAGCTCACCCCTGGCGACTTCGACAAGCGCAGCGCACTGTTCACCAGCGGCGCCGAGGCGATCGAGAACGCGGTGAAGATCGCCCGCGCCTACACCGGCCGTCCGGCGATCGTCGTGCTCGACCACGCCTACCACGGCCGCACCCACCTGACGATGACGATGACCGCGAAGAACGTGCCCTACAAGCAGAGCTTCGGCCCGTTCGCCGGCGAGGTCTACCGCACCCCGAACGCCTACGGCTTCCGCTGGCCGAGCGGGCGCGAGCACGCCGCCGCCGAGGCGCTCGCCGCGCTCAAGGAGATGGTGCTCACCCAGATCGGTGCCGGCAACGTGGCCTGCATCGTGGCCGAGCCGATCGCCGGTGAGGGCGGCTTCATCGCCCCCGAGCCGGGCTTCCTCAAGGGCGTGCAGGACTTCGCCCGCGAGCACGGCATCGTGTTCGTCGCCGACGAGATCCAGACCGGGTTCGCCCGCACCGGCACGCTGTTCGCCTCGGAGTTCGAGGGCATCGAGCCTGACCTGATCACCACCGCGAAGGCGCTCGGTGGCGGCATGCCGATCTCGGCGGTGACCGGCCGCGCCGAGATGATGAACGCCGCACCGGTCGGCGGCATCGGCGGCACCTACGCCGGCAACCCGGTGGCCTGCGCCGCGGCGCTCGCCACGATCGAGGTCATCGAGTCCGAAGACCTCGTCGGCCGCACCAAGCAGATCGAGTCGATCGCGCTGCCGCGCCTGCAGGGGCTCGTCGAGACCTCGCCGTACGTCGGTGAGGCCCGCGGCCGGGGCGCGATGCTGGCCATCGAGTTCGTCACCGACGACGGCATCACCCCCAACCCGGACGCCGCGAAGAAGGTTGCGGCACACGCGAACTCCTCCGGTGTGCTCACCCTGACCTGCGGCACCTTCGGCAACGTCATCCGGCTGCTCCCGCCGCTGGTCATCACCGACGAGGAACTGAACGAGGGCCTCGACGTGATCACCGAAGGCGTCAAGGCCCTCTGA